One Methylobacterium sp. AMS5 genomic region harbors:
- a CDS encoding SRPBCC family protein has protein sequence MLKIALPVVSLAAFAATPALALEVTKTATVAASPDKVWNTIGGFCGIGDWHPVVEKCALSKTGGKEERTLSLKGGGTIVEQEQSRDDKKMDYTYTILSGPLPVEDYKSTIMVEKDGSGSKVTWTGNFKAKGAPDDKAKEAIAGVYEAGLKGIADKAK, from the coding sequence ATGTTGAAGATTGCCCTGCCGGTTGTGTCTCTCGCAGCTTTCGCTGCCACTCCGGCCCTTGCCCTTGAGGTGACAAAGACAGCGACCGTTGCGGCTTCGCCGGACAAGGTTTGGAATACCATCGGCGGCTTCTGCGGCATCGGCGATTGGCACCCCGTGGTTGAGAAGTGCGCGCTGTCCAAGACGGGGGGCAAGGAAGAGCGCACTCTGTCGCTCAAGGGCGGCGGCACCATTGTGGAGCAGGAGCAATCCCGCGACGACAAGAAGATGGACTACACCTACACGATCCTTTCGGGCCCCCTGCCGGTTGAGGACTACAAGTCCACGATCATGGTCGAGAAGGATGGTAGCGGTTCCAAGGTCACTTGGACCGGCAACTTCAAAGCCAAGGGGGCGCCCGACGACAAGGCAAAAGAGGCCATCGCGGGCGTCTACGAGGCTGGCCTGAAAGGCATCGCCGACAAGGCCAAGTAG
- a CDS encoding TerB family tellurite resistance protein, with translation MSTGLWGKIGGAGIGVLVGGPIGALVGSVAGHFLVDREGAPFGPTPRDVLFTTGLVALAAKMAKSDGVVTESEVRAFGRVVQVEPEARAGVQRLFDLAKATTDGFEAYAGQLAATFGEEPALLEDVLDGLFHIATADGAIHEGEERYLRSVAGIFGLDEAAFRRIAARHVRLADDPYLVLGLERSADPAALKAQYRRLVAENHPDRALARGLPPEAVAIATHRLAAINAAWDQIAAERGLT, from the coding sequence ATGAGCACCGGCCTGTGGGGCAAGATCGGCGGGGCCGGGATCGGCGTGCTCGTCGGGGGGCCGATCGGAGCGCTGGTCGGATCGGTCGCCGGCCACTTTCTCGTCGATCGCGAGGGCGCGCCCTTCGGCCCGACGCCCCGGGACGTCCTGTTCACGACGGGGCTCGTGGCGCTCGCGGCCAAGATGGCGAAGTCCGACGGCGTGGTGACCGAGTCCGAGGTCCGGGCCTTCGGGCGGGTGGTGCAGGTCGAGCCCGAGGCGCGCGCGGGCGTCCAGCGCCTGTTCGACCTTGCCAAGGCGACGACCGACGGCTTCGAGGCCTATGCCGGTCAACTCGCCGCGACCTTCGGCGAGGAGCCGGCTCTGCTTGAGGACGTGCTCGACGGCCTGTTCCACATCGCCACCGCCGACGGGGCGATCCACGAGGGCGAGGAGCGCTACCTGCGCTCCGTCGCCGGGATTTTCGGCCTCGACGAGGCGGCCTTCCGCCGGATCGCCGCCCGGCACGTGCGGCTCGCCGACGATCCCTATCTCGTGCTCGGCCTCGAACGCTCCGCCGACCCCGCCGCCCTCAAGGCGCAGTACCGGCGGCTGGTGGCCGAGAACCATCCCGACCGGGCGCTGGCGCGCGGATTGCCGCCGGAGGCGGTGGCGATCGCGACGCACCGGCTCGCCGCCATCAATGCCGCCTGGGACCAGATCGCGGCCGAGCGGGGGCTGACGTGA
- a CDS encoding N-acetylmuramoyl-L-alanine amidase, with protein MSFSPDSPLAQAVVASPNRGARVGGALDMLILHYTGMPTAQGALDRLCDPSAEVSAHYFVFEDGRVVQMVPEADRAWHAGAGAWAGARDINSRSIGIEIAHPGHAGGLPPYPEAQIAAVTRLARDIVVRRAIPGPRVLAHSDVAPARKEDPGEAFPWERLAREGVGHWVPPAPVRDGRFLAMGDTGQPVEALQAMLALYGYEQPVTGQFDAAMRAVVTAFQRHFRPTRIDGVADSSTITTLRDLIATRPASI; from the coding sequence GTGAGCTTCTCGCCCGACAGCCCGCTCGCGCAGGCCGTCGTCGCCTCGCCCAACCGCGGCGCGCGGGTCGGCGGCGCGCTCGACATGCTGATCCTGCATTACACCGGCATGCCGACGGCGCAGGGTGCGCTGGACCGTCTATGTGACCCCTCCGCCGAGGTCTCGGCCCATTACTTCGTGTTCGAGGATGGACGCGTCGTGCAGATGGTGCCGGAGGCCGACCGGGCCTGGCACGCGGGCGCCGGAGCCTGGGCGGGCGCACGCGACATCAACTCCCGCTCCATCGGCATCGAGATCGCCCATCCCGGCCATGCCGGTGGGCTCCCGCCCTATCCGGAGGCGCAGATCGCCGCGGTGACGCGGCTTGCCCGCGACATCGTCGTCCGGCGCGCGATCCCCGGCCCCCGCGTGCTCGCCCATTCCGACGTGGCGCCCGCGCGCAAGGAGGATCCGGGCGAAGCCTTTCCCTGGGAGCGGCTGGCGCGCGAGGGCGTCGGGCACTGGGTGCCGCCGGCGCCGGTGCGGGATGGCCGCTTCTTGGCCATGGGCGATACCGGCCAGCCGGTCGAGGCCCTGCAGGCGATGCTGGCCCTCTACGGCTACGAGCAGCCGGTCACCGGCCAGTTCGATGCGGCGATGCGTGCGGTCGTCACCGCCTTCCAGCGCCACTTCCGGCCGACCCGCATCGATGGCGTCGCGGATTCCTCCACGATCACGACCTTGCGTGATCTGATCGCCACCCGGCCAGCGTCGATTTAG